One region of Chryseobacterium muglaense genomic DNA includes:
- a CDS encoding helix-turn-helix domain-containing protein, producing MAIIVNLDVVMAKRKMSLNELSDKVGLTLSNLSILKTGKAKAIRFSTLELICDVLECQPGDILEYVDDQQKTTTR from the coding sequence ATGGCAATTATAGTAAATTTAGATGTTGTAATGGCCAAGCGAAAAATGTCACTTAATGAACTTTCTGACAAAGTTGGGCTGACTTTATCGAATCTTTCCATATTAAAGACAGGTAAGGCAAAGGCAATCAGATTTAGTACTTTAGAATTAATTTGTGATGTTTTAGAATGTCAACCAGGTGATATTTTAGAATATGTTGATGACCAACAAAAAACAACCACCCGCTAA
- a CDS encoding DUF2975 domain-containing protein, which produces MSKTNNFVFWGLYIVAWLIFVGLCIEAGGLIVNFFFSLYKPELIQNLYQKLDLTEMYNNSKLVFFSVYGFILTISILKACLFYTVIRLMHTMDLSRPFSTFVAKQISKISYYTLLVGLLSCIAKELVENLVHYGFVIDHLNEFWSDSQAFILMGAVIYIIATIFKKGVDIQNENDLTV; this is translated from the coding sequence ATGTCAAAAACAAATAACTTCGTATTTTGGGGCTTATATATTGTAGCCTGGCTTATTTTTGTTGGTTTGTGCATTGAAGCAGGAGGTTTAATAGTAAATTTCTTTTTCAGTCTGTATAAACCTGAGCTTATCCAAAATCTTTATCAAAAGTTAGATTTAACTGAAATGTATAACAACAGTAAATTAGTTTTTTTTAGTGTTTATGGTTTTATTCTAACCATTTCAATTTTAAAAGCTTGCCTGTTTTATACAGTTATCAGACTTATGCACACAATGGATTTGTCAAGACCATTCAGTACTTTCGTTGCAAAACAAATTTCAAAAATTAGTTATTATACTCTTTTAGTTGGGCTGTTAAGTTGCATTGCCAAAGAATTAGTTGAAAATTTAGTGCATTATGGTTTTGTTATCGACCATTTAAACGAATTTTGGTCAGACAGTCAGGCATTTATTTTGATGGGAGCTGTAATCTATATCATAGCGACTATTTTCAAAAAAGGGGTAGATATTCAAAACGAAAACGATTTAACGGTTTAA